From Hydractinia symbiolongicarpus strain clone_291-10 chromosome 11, HSymV2.1, whole genome shotgun sequence, the proteins below share one genomic window:
- the LOC130614768 gene encoding protogenin B-like isoform X2, with protein MRYTLVIIFWSSLITSETDCRGTANHSFPHITKQPPQHIYALPNEQIFIPCEIECLNCGNQVRTRWEKSGSEIVNTIHSKNNTLIINSYKPSVHNGSYICIVTYKTLSVRSLQCNVHTAVSPKFAIKSDSTVENGTAVLKCIEPVSSIMEKLQFLWFKNGKQLKADKNVVIRDVHLFVKKVYLSDAGKYACWYKWKINSTFIKSRTVVLNVTSTPVTVIPSITMIAPQHRIQENDPVVVDCVAGGPPNADVRIFKLNEDQDIEIKLRQGKGFASLQVSHFSKEHEGEYICETEVSHMRRRKKMTLNLIDEPKLAHNGISHINTKTRTRVSFSCSPNSKSDVSVTWYHNTAQIKESSFFAFDGVWMSITDIRMMHSGIYQCIVENQYGADMKIFYLTVGKSGLAPLNLQIEKLAPDRVKLKWSPPKNAKLSQIFYTIYWYAPDGRQRNQVTTSTEFQITNGLYGGLNYKFEVCTFFTAKLDVKDCVDVYTPMLEATPLHGPALDRPIHTIGQEVTLIWKPIPIQYARGIIKNYTVYCNPFFGKTRIKEIHHFNGNTTSAKIHLNGSGTYKIWIVAKNNAGQSPNSSSYIISTEDNWNAGSGQIKFTVRFFIHPKRCAKVHWKMLNINESVTGFRIFYVEIPYTDYWSSVSTVNVSRNVDSYTVLDLPMQKKYRFTMAPVYKWTNGHQKVNQLGKRTDAILHRSSYIKRQLESEIFQHDTVEKPSNFECRPMNLHSILISWDPPFTKFKITDYVVNILNERTNVEMNYSTTDDFLTVHNLTDVWYAVRVRANNYYIKNLTYFEAGYISCRTRVKVPTAPLSKKYEFFQSRKDSDNMRYMRIKWKPPAYTGKSVYSYNIKMVEESTGLWVQFPFEMNFYHLIMERQTDEWVRSPAIWVKGSGLILKVEISAINAAGEGEALKFETVETRPIPQIKTTSLTKPESHSSEGSPITLGVVVGLAVSAIFILLFVVVCILRDPCRSALRTGNPNRDDAYLYLERLKDLETSSSAPSTVVTSYSECSGDSRKSSTVYRGYKLLNPFKRRPKRRVSRGGGEDIMLSSSSSCSCYSRRHFIDRSQCDQHCVCNNSIYASASSASEEKESPDSIPESCSYKAIASECSNIKSDRDGRESLLLDPSL; from the exons ATGCGTTACACATTGgttattattttttggagtagCCTAATAACTAGTGAAACAG ATTGTCGTGGTACTGCCAATCACTCCTTTCCTCATATTACAAAACAACCACCTCAACATATCTACGCTCTACCAAATGAACAAATCTTCATCCCATGTGAAATAGAATGCTTGAATTGTGGTAATCAG GTGCGAACAAGATGGGAAAAAAGTGGATCAGAAATTGTGAATACAATTCATTCTAAAAACAATACATTAATCATCAATTCTTACAAACCATCTGTGCACAATGGCTCGTACATTTGCATCGTTACATACAAAACGCTGAGTGTCCGAAGTCTACAATGTAATGTCCACACTGCGG tTTCTCCAAAATTTGCAATTAAATCAGATTCTACAGTAGAAAATGGCACCGCTGTCCTTAAGTGTATTGAAcctgttagttcaattatggaGAAGTTGCAGTTTCTTTGGTTTAAAAATGGGAAGCAGTTAAAAGCAGAcaaaaatgttgtaatacgaGATGTGCATTTGTTTGTAAAGAAAGTGTATCTATCTGATGCTGGAAAGTATGCATGCTGGTATAAATGGAAAATAAACAGCACATTTATAAAAAGTCGTACGGTGGTCCTCAATGTTACTTCAA CTCCAGTTACTGTGATACCAAGCATAACCATGATTGCTCCACAACATAGGATCCAAGAAAATGACCCTGTGGTTGTTGACTGTGTTGCAGGTGGCCCTCCTAATGCTGATgttcgaatttttaaattaaatgaaGATCAAGATATAGAAATTAAATTGCGTCAAGGAAAGGGTTTTGCAAGCCTTCAAGTGTCACACTTCTCAAAAGAACATGAGGGAGAGTACATATGTGAAACAGAAGTTTCACATATgaggagaagaaaaaaaatgacactTAATCTCATTG ATGAACCAAAATTGGCTCATAATGGAATCAGTCACATAAATACAAAAACCAGAACACGAGTTTCTTTTAGCTGCTCTCCAAACAGTAAATCAGATGTTTCTGTAACATGGTATCATAATACAGCACAAATTAAAGAAAGCAGCTTCTTTGCATTCGATGGTGTGTGGATGAGTATAACAGACATACGTATGATGCATTCTGGGATATACCAATGCATAGTTGAAAATCAGTATGGCGCAGACATGAAGATCTTCTACTTGACTGTTGGTAAATCAG GGCTTGCTCCTTTAAACCTGCAAATTGAAAAACTGGCTCCTGACAGGGTGAAACTAAAATGGTCTCCTCCAAAAAATGCAAAGCTTTCGCAAATCTTCTATACAATATATTGGTATGCACCAGATGGACGACAAAGAAACCAAGTTACTACGTCTACAGAGTTCCAAATAACTAATGGACTGTATGGTGGTTTGAATTACAAGTTTGAAGtgtgtacattttttactgCAAAGCTTGACGTAAAAGACTGTGTGGATGTCTATACACCCATGTTAGAAGCAACACCCCTGCATGGGCCAGCTCTGGATAGACCAATACATACTATTGGACAG GAGGTTACCCTCATATGGAAGCCTATTCCAATTCAATATGCTCGAGGTATCATTAAAAATTATACTGTATACTGCAACCCTTTCTTTGGCAAGACAAGAATAAAGGAAATTCATCACTTCAATGGAAACACTACATCCGCAAAGATACATTTAAATGGTTCTGGCACCTACAAAATCTGGATTGTAGCAAAAAACAATGCAGGTCAAAGTCCTAACAGCAGCTCTTATATTATTTCAACAGAGGATAATTGGAATGCAG GGTCTGGTCAAATTAAGTTTACAGTTAGGTTTTTCATTCATCCCAAGAGATGCGCCAAAGTCCATTGGAAGATGCTGAACATAAACGAATCTGTGACGGGCTTCAGAATATTTTATGTGGAAATACCATACACAGATTACTGGAGTTCTGTGAGCACTGTTAATGTGAGTCGAAATGTGGATAGTTATACAGTTCTTGACTTgcctatgcaaaaaaaatatcggtTTACAATGGCTCCAGTGTATAAGTGGACGAATGGTCACCAAAAGGTAAACCAGTTGGGTAAAAGAACAGATGCTATACTTCATAGAAGCTCATATATTAAGCGTCAACTTGAAAGTGAAATCTTTCAGCACGACACTGTGGAGAAGCCATCGAATTTTGAATGCCGACCCATGAACCTGCACAGTATATTGATTTCTTGGGATCCCCCTTTTACCAAGTTTAAGATCACCGACTATGTTGTTAACATCTTAAATGAGCGAACAAACGTCGAAATGAATTATAGTACTACGGATGATTTCTTGACAGTTCATAATCTGACTGATGTTTGGTACGCTGTGCGCGTTCGAGCAAATAATTATTACATAAAGAATTTGACCTATTTTGAGGCAGGATACATATCCTGCAGGACGCGAGTGAAAG TTCCTACAGCACCGTTGTCTAAAAAATACGAATTTTTCCAATCGAGAAAAGATTCCGACAATATGAGATATATGCGTATCAAGTGGAAGCCACCGGCATACACAGGTAAAAGCGTCTACTCGTACAACATCAAAATGGTGGAAGAAAGCACTGGATTATGGGTACAGTTTCCCTTTGAAATGAATTTCTACCATCTTATCATGGAGCGGCAGACGGACGAGTGGGTTCGGTCTCCTGCAATTTGGGTGAAAGGTTCTGGTCTGATATTAAAGGTGGAAATATCTGCCATCAACGCAGCTGGAGAAGGGGAAGCATTAAAATTCGAAACAGTTG aaACTCGACCAATACCGCAGATTAAAACGACGTCGCTAACCAAACCTGAAAGCCATTCGTCGGAGGGCTCGCCTATCACATTGGGAGTCGTAGTTGGTCTGGCAGTGTCAGCCATTTTTATACTTCTTTTTGTTGTAGTCTGCATACTAAGAGACCCATGCAGGAGTGCCCTCAGGACAGGGAACCCGAACAGGGACGATGCATATTTATATTTAGAGAGGTTGAAAGATCTGGAGACTTCGTCATCTGCCCCGTCTACTGTGGTCACATCCTATTCAGAATGTAGCGGTGATAGTAGAAAAA gttcAACAGTATATAGAGGATATAAG TTATTAAATCCGTTTAAGCGGAGACCTAAACGCAGAGTCAGCAGAGGAGGTGGAGAGGACATAATGCTATCTAGTAGTTCATCATGTTCCTGCTATTCTCGCAG ACATTTTATCGATCGATCACAATGTGATCAACATTGTGTATGCAACAATAGTATTTATG CTTCGGCAAGTTCGGCATCAGAAGAGAAAGAATCGCCAGACAGTATACCTGAA TCATGTTCTTACAAGGCGATTGCTTCGGAATGTAGCAATATAAAATCTGATCGCGATGGTAGAGAGTCACTGCTATTAGATCCGAGCCTGTGA
- the LOC130614768 gene encoding protogenin B-like isoform X1 — MRYTLVIIFWSSLITSETDCRGTANHSFPHITKQPPQHIYALPNEQIFIPCEIECLNCGNQVRTRWEKSGSEIVNTIHSKNNTLIINSYKPSVHNGSYICIVTYKTLSVRSLQCNVHTAVSPKFAIKSDSTVENGTAVLKCIEPVSSIMEKLQFLWFKNGKQLKADKNVVIRDVHLFVKKVYLSDAGKYACWYKWKINSTFIKSRTVVLNVTSTPVTVIPSITMIAPQHRIQENDPVVVDCVAGGPPNADVRIFKLNEDQDIEIKLRQGKGFASLQVSHFSKEHEGEYICETEVSHMRRRKKMTLNLIDEPKLAHNGISHINTKTRTRVSFSCSPNSKSDVSVTWYHNTAQIKESSFFAFDGVWMSITDIRMMHSGIYQCIVENQYGADMKIFYLTVGKSGLAPLNLQIEKLAPDRVKLKWSPPKNAKLSQIFYTIYWYAPDGRQRNQVTTSTEFQITNGLYGGLNYKFEVCTFFTAKLDVKDCVDVYTPMLEATPLHGPALDRPIHTIGQEVTLIWKPIPIQYARGIIKNYTVYCNPFFGKTRIKEIHHFNGNTTSAKIHLNGSGTYKIWIVAKNNAGQSPNSSSYIISTEDNWNAGSGQIKFTVRFFIHPKRCAKVHWKMLNINESVTGFRIFYVEIPYTDYWSSVSTVNVSRNVDSYTVLDLPMQKKYRFTMAPVYKWTNGHQKVNQLGKRTDAILHRSSYIKRQLESEIFQHDTVEKPSNFECRPMNLHSILISWDPPFTKFKITDYVVNILNERTNVEMNYSTTDDFLTVHNLTDVWYAVRVRANNYYIKNLTYFEAGYISCRTRVKVPTAPLSKKYEFFQSRKDSDNMRYMRIKWKPPAYTGKSVYSYNIKMVEESTGLWVQFPFEMNFYHLIMERQTDEWVRSPAIWVKGSGLILKVEISAINAAGEGEALKFETVETRPIPQIKTTSLTKPESHSSEGSPITLGVVVGLAVSAIFILLFVVVCILRDPCRSALRTGNPNRDDAYLYLERLKDLETSSSAPSTVVTSYSECSGDSRKSKFSSTVYRGYKLLNPFKRRPKRRVSRGGGEDIMLSSSSSCSCYSRRHFIDRSQCDQHCVCNNSIYASASSASEEKESPDSIPESCSYKAIASECSNIKSDRDGRESLLLDPSL, encoded by the exons ATGCGTTACACATTGgttattattttttggagtagCCTAATAACTAGTGAAACAG ATTGTCGTGGTACTGCCAATCACTCCTTTCCTCATATTACAAAACAACCACCTCAACATATCTACGCTCTACCAAATGAACAAATCTTCATCCCATGTGAAATAGAATGCTTGAATTGTGGTAATCAG GTGCGAACAAGATGGGAAAAAAGTGGATCAGAAATTGTGAATACAATTCATTCTAAAAACAATACATTAATCATCAATTCTTACAAACCATCTGTGCACAATGGCTCGTACATTTGCATCGTTACATACAAAACGCTGAGTGTCCGAAGTCTACAATGTAATGTCCACACTGCGG tTTCTCCAAAATTTGCAATTAAATCAGATTCTACAGTAGAAAATGGCACCGCTGTCCTTAAGTGTATTGAAcctgttagttcaattatggaGAAGTTGCAGTTTCTTTGGTTTAAAAATGGGAAGCAGTTAAAAGCAGAcaaaaatgttgtaatacgaGATGTGCATTTGTTTGTAAAGAAAGTGTATCTATCTGATGCTGGAAAGTATGCATGCTGGTATAAATGGAAAATAAACAGCACATTTATAAAAAGTCGTACGGTGGTCCTCAATGTTACTTCAA CTCCAGTTACTGTGATACCAAGCATAACCATGATTGCTCCACAACATAGGATCCAAGAAAATGACCCTGTGGTTGTTGACTGTGTTGCAGGTGGCCCTCCTAATGCTGATgttcgaatttttaaattaaatgaaGATCAAGATATAGAAATTAAATTGCGTCAAGGAAAGGGTTTTGCAAGCCTTCAAGTGTCACACTTCTCAAAAGAACATGAGGGAGAGTACATATGTGAAACAGAAGTTTCACATATgaggagaagaaaaaaaatgacactTAATCTCATTG ATGAACCAAAATTGGCTCATAATGGAATCAGTCACATAAATACAAAAACCAGAACACGAGTTTCTTTTAGCTGCTCTCCAAACAGTAAATCAGATGTTTCTGTAACATGGTATCATAATACAGCACAAATTAAAGAAAGCAGCTTCTTTGCATTCGATGGTGTGTGGATGAGTATAACAGACATACGTATGATGCATTCTGGGATATACCAATGCATAGTTGAAAATCAGTATGGCGCAGACATGAAGATCTTCTACTTGACTGTTGGTAAATCAG GGCTTGCTCCTTTAAACCTGCAAATTGAAAAACTGGCTCCTGACAGGGTGAAACTAAAATGGTCTCCTCCAAAAAATGCAAAGCTTTCGCAAATCTTCTATACAATATATTGGTATGCACCAGATGGACGACAAAGAAACCAAGTTACTACGTCTACAGAGTTCCAAATAACTAATGGACTGTATGGTGGTTTGAATTACAAGTTTGAAGtgtgtacattttttactgCAAAGCTTGACGTAAAAGACTGTGTGGATGTCTATACACCCATGTTAGAAGCAACACCCCTGCATGGGCCAGCTCTGGATAGACCAATACATACTATTGGACAG GAGGTTACCCTCATATGGAAGCCTATTCCAATTCAATATGCTCGAGGTATCATTAAAAATTATACTGTATACTGCAACCCTTTCTTTGGCAAGACAAGAATAAAGGAAATTCATCACTTCAATGGAAACACTACATCCGCAAAGATACATTTAAATGGTTCTGGCACCTACAAAATCTGGATTGTAGCAAAAAACAATGCAGGTCAAAGTCCTAACAGCAGCTCTTATATTATTTCAACAGAGGATAATTGGAATGCAG GGTCTGGTCAAATTAAGTTTACAGTTAGGTTTTTCATTCATCCCAAGAGATGCGCCAAAGTCCATTGGAAGATGCTGAACATAAACGAATCTGTGACGGGCTTCAGAATATTTTATGTGGAAATACCATACACAGATTACTGGAGTTCTGTGAGCACTGTTAATGTGAGTCGAAATGTGGATAGTTATACAGTTCTTGACTTgcctatgcaaaaaaaatatcggtTTACAATGGCTCCAGTGTATAAGTGGACGAATGGTCACCAAAAGGTAAACCAGTTGGGTAAAAGAACAGATGCTATACTTCATAGAAGCTCATATATTAAGCGTCAACTTGAAAGTGAAATCTTTCAGCACGACACTGTGGAGAAGCCATCGAATTTTGAATGCCGACCCATGAACCTGCACAGTATATTGATTTCTTGGGATCCCCCTTTTACCAAGTTTAAGATCACCGACTATGTTGTTAACATCTTAAATGAGCGAACAAACGTCGAAATGAATTATAGTACTACGGATGATTTCTTGACAGTTCATAATCTGACTGATGTTTGGTACGCTGTGCGCGTTCGAGCAAATAATTATTACATAAAGAATTTGACCTATTTTGAGGCAGGATACATATCCTGCAGGACGCGAGTGAAAG TTCCTACAGCACCGTTGTCTAAAAAATACGAATTTTTCCAATCGAGAAAAGATTCCGACAATATGAGATATATGCGTATCAAGTGGAAGCCACCGGCATACACAGGTAAAAGCGTCTACTCGTACAACATCAAAATGGTGGAAGAAAGCACTGGATTATGGGTACAGTTTCCCTTTGAAATGAATTTCTACCATCTTATCATGGAGCGGCAGACGGACGAGTGGGTTCGGTCTCCTGCAATTTGGGTGAAAGGTTCTGGTCTGATATTAAAGGTGGAAATATCTGCCATCAACGCAGCTGGAGAAGGGGAAGCATTAAAATTCGAAACAGTTG aaACTCGACCAATACCGCAGATTAAAACGACGTCGCTAACCAAACCTGAAAGCCATTCGTCGGAGGGCTCGCCTATCACATTGGGAGTCGTAGTTGGTCTGGCAGTGTCAGCCATTTTTATACTTCTTTTTGTTGTAGTCTGCATACTAAGAGACCCATGCAGGAGTGCCCTCAGGACAGGGAACCCGAACAGGGACGATGCATATTTATATTTAGAGAGGTTGAAAGATCTGGAGACTTCGTCATCTGCCCCGTCTACTGTGGTCACATCCTATTCAGAATGTAGCGGTGATAGTAGAAAAAGTAAATTTA gttcAACAGTATATAGAGGATATAAG TTATTAAATCCGTTTAAGCGGAGACCTAAACGCAGAGTCAGCAGAGGAGGTGGAGAGGACATAATGCTATCTAGTAGTTCATCATGTTCCTGCTATTCTCGCAG ACATTTTATCGATCGATCACAATGTGATCAACATTGTGTATGCAACAATAGTATTTATG CTTCGGCAAGTTCGGCATCAGAAGAGAAAGAATCGCCAGACAGTATACCTGAA TCATGTTCTTACAAGGCGATTGCTTCGGAATGTAGCAATATAAAATCTGATCGCGATGGTAGAGAGTCACTGCTATTAGATCCGAGCCTGTGA